In a single window of the Renibacterium salmoninarum ATCC 33209 genome:
- a CDS encoding carbohydrate ABC transporter permease, producing the protein MSAPTIGGAASATSEKSIGGRRRNWLRALPLLPAVLLLLAFLAGPVIYSVYLAFTNKALRGEGSASTEFVGLANFSQAFSSGQFWHSVFLTLIFTLVSAVIGQNILGMLLALLTRSANKIVTTLTSAIIIAAWILPEIVAGYLWYTFLGEKGSLNGMLGFFGLPAQDLLISFPILAVAFANIWRGTAFSMLIYRAALSQVSPDVDESAQLDGAGAWRRFFAITLPIIRRSVLTNLMLITLQTLSVFGLIYIMTAGGPAGASQTLPLFMYEQAFSFGQLGYGTAIALLLLLIGAIASLIYLRMLPKEDKS; encoded by the coding sequence GTGAGCGCGCCGACCATCGGCGGAGCCGCCTCCGCCACAAGTGAAAAGTCGATTGGAGGCCGTCGGCGCAACTGGTTGCGCGCGCTGCCGCTGCTACCAGCGGTTTTGCTCCTGCTGGCGTTTTTGGCCGGGCCAGTCATTTACAGCGTGTATTTAGCATTCACCAATAAGGCCCTACGCGGCGAGGGATCTGCAAGTACCGAATTCGTGGGCTTGGCCAATTTTTCGCAGGCATTTAGCTCAGGGCAATTTTGGCATTCAGTGTTCTTGACGCTCATTTTTACCCTGGTCTCCGCGGTGATCGGCCAGAATATCTTGGGAATGTTGCTGGCGCTCTTGACGCGCTCGGCAAACAAAATTGTTACTACGCTGACCAGTGCGATCATCATCGCGGCTTGGATTCTGCCCGAGATTGTGGCGGGTTACCTCTGGTACACCTTCCTGGGCGAGAAGGGCTCGCTCAACGGAATGCTGGGCTTCTTCGGGTTGCCAGCCCAAGATCTCTTGATTAGCTTTCCCATTCTGGCGGTGGCTTTTGCCAATATCTGGCGTGGCACGGCGTTTAGCATGCTCATCTATCGTGCCGCGCTCAGCCAGGTATCGCCAGATGTTGATGAATCAGCGCAATTGGACGGCGCCGGAGCTTGGCGACGATTTTTCGCAATTACGCTGCCAATAATTCGGCGATCGGTCCTCACGAACCTGATGTTAATTACCTTGCAGACGTTGTCGGTATTTGGTCTGATCTACATCATGACTGCTGGCGGGCCTGCTGGTGCCAGCCAAACGTTACCGCTCTTTATGTACGAGCAGGCCTTTAGCTTTGGCCAGCTAGGTTACGGCACCGCAATTGCCTTGTTGCTATTGCTGATAGGGGCGATAGCCTCGCTGATCTACTTGCGGATGTTGCCGAAGGAGGACAAATCATGA
- a CDS encoding carbohydrate ABC transporter permease: MSRIDAATPTGTDLLSKASRVRKPFSANKWLTSVVLLIIAGFFCVPLLWVIFASLNPSASLAVKWPKSPSLANFDAIMNSKKTFRLILNSLILCGGATILTVLFSALAAYPLSRYQSRARRPFLLVIIFATSLPITAIMVPVYALFVQVNLIDSMFGAIVFLAASSLPYGIFLMKNFMDGAPKDIEESAWTEGASTLQALRLIVMPLIRPGTAVVTIFTFVGMWGNFFVPFMLLLSPDNLPASVSFYTFSAQYGQVAYGQLAAFSLVYSLPVVILYLFMGRRLGTGFTAAGGIKG, encoded by the coding sequence ATGAGCAGGATCGATGCGGCAACGCCCACTGGAACAGATCTCCTGTCAAAGGCATCCCGAGTGCGCAAACCTTTTAGCGCGAACAAATGGCTGACCAGTGTGGTGCTGCTAATAATTGCTGGCTTCTTCTGCGTTCCGCTACTTTGGGTGATCTTTGCATCCTTGAATCCCAGCGCGTCGTTGGCTGTGAAATGGCCAAAGTCGCCCAGCTTGGCCAACTTCGACGCCATCATGAATAGCAAGAAAACCTTTCGCCTTATTTTGAACTCACTTATTTTGTGCGGCGGCGCTACCATCCTCACCGTGCTGTTTTCTGCGCTCGCGGCCTATCCGCTTTCGCGTTATCAATCGCGAGCTAGACGGCCATTTCTGCTGGTCATTATTTTTGCTACCTCGTTGCCGATCACCGCAATCATGGTTCCGGTCTATGCACTGTTTGTTCAGGTCAACCTGATTGATTCGATGTTTGGCGCGATTGTGTTTTTAGCGGCTTCTTCGCTGCCCTACGGAATCTTTTTGATGAAGAATTTCATGGATGGCGCGCCCAAGGATATCGAAGAAAGCGCGTGGACGGAAGGCGCCTCCACCTTGCAGGCGCTCCGTCTGATCGTGATGCCGCTGATTCGGCCCGGAACTGCGGTAGTGACGATTTTTACCTTTGTTGGCATGTGGGGCAACTTCTTTGTTCCGTTCATGTTGCTCCTTTCACCGGATAACTTGCCCGCTTCGGTGAGCTTTTACACCTTCTCGGCGCAATACGGCCAAGTCGCTTACGGCCAATTGGCAGCGTTCTCCTTGGTGTACTCGCTGCCCGTAGTGATTCTGTATCTCTTCATGGGTCGTAGGTTAGGCACCGGATTTACTGCTGCTGGCGGTATTAAAGGTTGA
- the glgB gene encoding 1,4-alpha-glucan branching protein GlgB, with product MANPAPTIPDLLRDWLPPRRWYPVKNSSVESGTSGESNGAGLYRVGGFRLTPPADAKNSGVGSLEVHLVSVRTSPSTEREGTEPEGTVTVLQIPLRCRTEALAGAETSLIGITQHPELGECWVYDGVYDPVFLAAWLDLLHLQSTTEDGALSSYSSAQFRSVHELGKTTRIRVISSEQSNSSVVINNRVLPLILKFFRVLNSGINPDIEVGQALTEAGCLDTPALHGWVQGSWDSAPRTGQRVVGSLCVLHELVPKAQDGWDLAVASAKASSNSPGKPAFTVEAEQLGLVTARLHATMRSALGRTSLHAQARGEFLAELEARIRWAWSQAGPAVGPFQHLVGKVLDGLVNVEGPLELQRIHGDLHLGQVIRTLADGQPAKWFVLDFEGEPLRAVAERSRPDVPLRDVVGLLRSIDYASATANGEPENSAWAEQTSAAFIRGYESLDADGNRISTTSPLFLALCLDKALYEVVYELRNRPDWLQVPVAAVRRLLSSLETDEGETAMNSANAAEPHQPISVSEELLRRVSAGNYHAPHEVLGVHLDEQGWVTIRTLRDLVQAVAVVTSSGTVEMQHEYDGIWVAVLQPEQPGHAPDYRISASYADGNVETFDDPYRFLPTLGDVDLHLIGEGRHEELWAALGSHPRSYPSQLGAVNGVSFAVWAPNAQAVRVKADFNNWDGRGYAMRSLGSSGVWEIFIPDAKPGNSYKFEILSRAGTWQDKADPMAFGTEVPPLTASKVVESNYKFTDTEWMAQRSNVDPHNSPMSVYEVHLGSWRPGLSYLELSRELVEYAQWMGFTHVEFMPVAEHPFGGSWGYQVTSYFAPTSRFGDPKEFKHLVDALHGAGIGVIVDWVPAHFPKDEWALAKFDGEPLYEHSDPQLGEHPDWGTLIFDFGRSEVRNFLTANALFWFEEFHVDGLRVDAVASMLYLDYSREAGEWKPNRLGGRENLEAISFLQEVNATAYKRSGGVVMIAEESTAFPGVTAPTDQNGLGFGLKWNMGWMHDSLAYIAEDPINRKWHHGTATFSLVYAFTENFLLPISHDEVVHGKGSMLRKMPGDRWQQLANLWAFLAWQWAHPGKQLIFMGTEFGQEAEWSEQHGLDWWLADMAPQRGVQLLVRQLNEVYRLAPARWQQDNSHSGFEWINATDADRNVISFIRRDLQGNPLVCVVNFSGAPHHDYRLGLPSAGQWRELLNTDAEEYGGSGVGRVEPAAIGHAVLSSEFGPGRITPGHTSVSDSKTTFR from the coding sequence ATGGCCAACCCTGCCCCGACGATTCCCGATCTGCTGCGAGACTGGCTGCCTCCCCGGCGTTGGTATCCGGTGAAGAACAGTTCGGTTGAGTCCGGAACATCCGGCGAATCGAACGGGGCAGGACTGTATCGAGTTGGTGGATTTCGACTCACCCCACCCGCGGATGCCAAGAATTCCGGCGTCGGCAGCCTTGAAGTGCACTTAGTCTCAGTGCGGACATCCCCGTCGACCGAGCGCGAAGGCACAGAGCCAGAAGGCACAGTCACTGTTCTGCAAATCCCGTTGCGTTGCCGGACCGAAGCTCTGGCCGGCGCGGAAACCTCATTGATTGGAATTACGCAGCACCCCGAGCTTGGCGAATGTTGGGTTTATGACGGAGTTTACGATCCAGTGTTTCTCGCGGCCTGGCTGGATCTTTTGCATCTACAAAGTACAACCGAAGATGGTGCGCTGAGCTCGTATTCTTCCGCGCAGTTCAGATCCGTCCATGAACTTGGCAAAACAACTCGAATTCGGGTGATCAGTTCGGAGCAGTCAAATAGTTCCGTGGTGATCAACAATCGAGTGTTGCCCTTGATCTTGAAGTTTTTCCGCGTGTTAAACAGCGGTATCAATCCGGATATAGAGGTTGGTCAAGCGCTCACGGAGGCGGGCTGCTTAGACACTCCTGCCTTGCACGGCTGGGTCCAAGGCAGCTGGGATTCTGCGCCACGCACCGGTCAAAGAGTAGTGGGCAGTTTATGTGTGCTGCACGAATTGGTGCCAAAAGCACAGGATGGTTGGGATCTGGCCGTTGCCAGCGCAAAGGCCAGCAGTAACAGCCCGGGCAAGCCGGCCTTTACCGTTGAAGCTGAACAACTTGGCCTGGTCACGGCGCGACTACATGCCACGATGCGTTCGGCTTTGGGGCGCACCTCGCTTCATGCTCAAGCTCGGGGCGAATTTTTGGCTGAGCTCGAAGCTCGGATTCGGTGGGCTTGGTCGCAAGCTGGCCCAGCTGTCGGTCCCTTCCAGCACCTAGTTGGCAAGGTCTTGGACGGTCTAGTAAATGTCGAAGGTCCGTTGGAGTTACAACGAATTCATGGCGACCTCCATCTGGGACAGGTGATTAGAACCTTGGCAGATGGCCAGCCGGCGAAGTGGTTTGTGCTGGATTTTGAAGGCGAGCCACTGCGAGCCGTGGCTGAACGATCCCGACCAGATGTGCCGCTCCGCGACGTCGTCGGACTTTTGCGTTCAATCGATTACGCCTCAGCAACTGCCAATGGCGAACCAGAGAATTCAGCTTGGGCGGAGCAGACTAGTGCCGCATTTATCCGCGGATACGAGTCGTTGGACGCGGACGGCAATCGAATCAGCACTACCTCACCGCTCTTTCTGGCATTGTGCCTAGATAAAGCGTTATACGAGGTGGTTTACGAACTTCGAAACCGCCCGGACTGGCTTCAAGTACCGGTTGCAGCGGTGCGGAGATTATTGAGCTCACTGGAAACCGACGAAGGCGAGACAGCCATGAATTCCGCGAACGCCGCCGAACCGCACCAGCCGATCTCAGTGAGCGAAGAACTGCTCCGGCGAGTCTCAGCAGGAAATTATCATGCGCCACACGAGGTTCTTGGTGTGCACCTCGACGAACAGGGCTGGGTGACAATTCGCACGCTGCGCGACCTGGTCCAAGCTGTTGCGGTAGTGACCAGTTCTGGCACCGTGGAGATGCAGCACGAATATGACGGAATCTGGGTTGCCGTGCTTCAGCCCGAACAGCCCGGCCATGCCCCTGACTACCGGATTTCGGCAAGCTACGCTGATGGAAACGTCGAAACTTTTGATGACCCGTACCGCTTTTTGCCAACACTTGGCGACGTCGACCTTCACCTGATTGGCGAAGGCAGGCACGAGGAATTGTGGGCTGCTCTGGGCTCTCACCCGCGGAGCTATCCTTCGCAACTTGGTGCGGTGAATGGCGTAAGTTTCGCGGTCTGGGCGCCAAACGCCCAAGCCGTGCGCGTGAAAGCGGATTTCAATAACTGGGATGGCCGGGGCTACGCGATGCGATCCTTAGGTTCCTCAGGGGTATGGGAAATTTTCATTCCAGATGCCAAACCGGGTAACAGCTATAAATTCGAAATACTCTCGCGTGCAGGCACTTGGCAAGACAAAGCGGATCCGATGGCATTTGGCACCGAAGTTCCGCCTTTGACGGCGTCAAAAGTCGTCGAATCCAACTACAAGTTCACTGATACCGAGTGGATGGCGCAGCGCAGCAACGTTGATCCGCATAATTCACCGATGAGTGTTTATGAGGTGCATCTGGGTTCTTGGCGGCCGGGGTTGAGCTATCTAGAGCTATCGCGAGAATTGGTCGAATATGCGCAGTGGATGGGATTCACGCACGTCGAGTTCATGCCGGTTGCCGAACATCCCTTTGGCGGCTCCTGGGGCTATCAAGTTACTTCGTATTTTGCCCCAACCTCCCGGTTTGGTGATCCAAAGGAGTTCAAGCACTTAGTTGATGCGCTGCACGGCGCTGGCATTGGCGTCATCGTAGATTGGGTGCCAGCGCACTTCCCCAAAGATGAATGGGCGTTGGCAAAATTCGATGGCGAACCGCTTTATGAACATTCGGACCCGCAGCTGGGCGAGCATCCGGACTGGGGCACTCTGATTTTCGATTTCGGCCGCTCTGAGGTGCGGAACTTCTTGACCGCAAATGCCTTGTTCTGGTTTGAAGAATTCCATGTCGATGGGTTACGTGTGGATGCCGTCGCTTCGATGCTTTACCTTGATTACTCACGTGAAGCCGGTGAATGGAAGCCCAATCGCCTCGGTGGGCGGGAGAATTTAGAGGCAATTTCTTTCCTGCAAGAAGTCAACGCCACCGCGTACAAACGTTCTGGCGGGGTAGTGATGATCGCGGAAGAATCTACTGCATTCCCCGGCGTTACGGCACCAACGGATCAGAACGGTCTAGGGTTCGGTCTGAAATGGAATATGGGTTGGATGCATGATTCTCTTGCCTACATTGCTGAAGATCCGATCAACCGGAAGTGGCATCACGGAACGGCGACCTTTTCTTTGGTCTACGCCTTCACCGAGAATTTCTTGCTACCAATAAGTCACGATGAAGTGGTGCATGGCAAGGGTTCCATGCTGCGAAAGATGCCGGGGGACCGCTGGCAACAACTGGCCAACCTGTGGGCTTTCCTTGCTTGGCAGTGGGCGCATCCGGGCAAACAGCTAATTTTCATGGGCACCGAGTTCGGCCAAGAAGCTGAGTGGAGCGAACAGCACGGACTGGATTGGTGGCTGGCGGACATGGCACCGCAGCGCGGTGTGCAACTTCTGGTGCGCCAGCTCAACGAGGTTTATCGCTTGGCGCCCGCGCGTTGGCAGCAGGACAATTCCCATAGCGGATTTGAATGGATTAACGCGACGGACGCAGATCGCAATGTTATTTCCTTCATTCGTCGGGACCTGCAGGGCAATCCGCTAGTTTGCGTGGTGAATTTCTCCGGAGCTCCGCACCATGACTACCGACTTGGGCTGCCTTCTGCTGGGCAGTGGCGCGAATTGTTGAACACCGATGCTGAAGAGTACGGGGGATCCGGCGTCGGCCGTGTTGAGCCTGCCGCCATTGGGCACGCTGTACTTAGCTCCGAATTTGGCCCCGGCCGAATAACCCCAGGTCATACGTCCGTTTCGGATAGCAAGACGACATTTAGATAG